The Astyanax mexicanus isolate ESR-SI-001 chromosome 12, AstMex3_surface, whole genome shotgun sequence genome window below encodes:
- the LOC103033903 gene encoding transmembrane protein 252, which yields MKLRKPLLAAVRLVLPTAGLGLICGGAYVNSLGGGDLLREIFTYLLIILGFVLLVGGVLWSLGHGVKGVLVKWSGGRMRHTDVQVFTVDRMNFPPSYEESQIRTEAAEGTGPVPAVPLWPGLAPPIYTQTSFETLTEDYSHEAPPTYEQAIRQNQIQNQSLNQNQAAPTDQQDILQNQNLNQVSPQTITSLQSNIFIEPF from the exons ATGAAGCTGAGGAAGCCCCTGCTGGCGGCGGTCCGGCTGGTTCTGCCCACGGCGGGTCTGGGTCTGATCTGCGGGGGGGCGTATGTGAACTCTCTGGGGGGGGGGGACCTGCTGAGGGAAATCTTCACCTACCTGCTGATCATCCTGGGCTTCGTCCTGCTGGTGGGGGGGGTTCTGTGGTCCCTGGGTCACGGGGTGAAGGGGGTTCTGGTGAAGTGGTCCGGGGGGAGGATGCGCCACACTGACGTTCAGGTGTTCACGGTGGACAG GATGAATTTTCCTCCGTCGTATGAAGAATCTCAGATCAGAACCGAGGCGGCTGAGGGAACCGGACCCGTCCCTGCGGTACCGCTCTGGCCCGGCTTAGCCCCGCCCATCTACACCCAGACCAGCTTCGAGACCCTCACCGAGGACTACAGTCACGAGGCCCCGCCCACCTATGAGCAGGCCATCAGACAGAACCAGATCCAGAACCAGAGCCTAAACCAGAACCAGGCAGCACCAACAGACCAGCAGGACATCCTCCAGAACCAGAATCTGAACCAGGTCTCACCACAAACCATCACCAGCCTACAATCCAACATCTTCATAGAGCCGTTCTGA
- the smim15 gene encoding small integral membrane protein 15: MIDFKAWAEYVVEWAAKDPYGFLTTVILALTPLFIASALLSWKLAKMIEARDREQKKKQKRQENIAKAKRAKKD; the protein is encoded by the coding sequence ATGATTGATTTTAAGGCGTGGGCGGAGTATGTGGTGGAGTGGGCGGCAAAAGACCCGTACGGTTTCCTGACCACGGTGATCCTGGCCCTGACGCCGCTGTTCATCGCCAGCGCTCTGCTCTCCTGGAAACTGGCGAAGATGATCGAGGCTCGAGACCgagagcagaagaagaagcagaagcgtCAGGAGAACATCGCCAAAGCCAAGAGAGCCAAGAAAGACTGA
- the ndufaf2 gene encoding NADH dehydrogenase [ubiquinone] 1 alpha subcomplex assembly factor 2, protein MSRLSGVLRRVFGGVKQCVGSDQFGNKYYYIPEHKSWTGQVVRARRLVEACNPAEFEYLEGNIPSEWDAWIRGRRKDPPTIEELVRNEEYREQIKLKAQEVEERDQVLQIREEQPVQTQVKGHAAAAQYGRPEISPDPVSTANTFTPGSWSPNKKS, encoded by the exons ATGAGCCGGTTGAGCGGGGTGTTGAGGCGGGTGTTTGGGGGGGTGAAGCAGTGTGTGGGGTCTGATCAGTTcggtaataaatattattatatacccGAACACAAGAGCTGGACAG GGCAGGTGGTTCGAGCTCGGCGGTTGGTTGAAGCCTGTAATCCAGCAGAGTTTGAGTATCTGGAGGGGAATATTCCCTCTGAGTGGGACG CCTGGATAAGAGGTAGACGGAAAGACCCTCCCACTATAGAG GAGCTGGTGAGGAACGAGGAGTACAGGGAGCAGATTAAGCTGAAAGCTCAGGAGGTGGAGGAGAGGGATCAGGTTCTGCAGATCCGGGAGGAGCAGCCGGTTCAGACCCAGGTTAAAGGTCACGCTGCTGCCGCTCAGTACGGCCGACCCGAGATCAGCCCGGACCCGGTCAGCACCGCCAACACCTTCACCCCCGGCTCCTGGAGCCCCAACAAGAAATCATAA
- the ercc8 gene encoding DNA excision repair protein ERCC-8 isoform X1, which translates to MLSFITARQIGLDPPVRLRRAESARRVLSLELNHDREVERIHGNGINTIDIEVIEGRYMLSGGSDGVIVIYDLENNSRKLQYTCRAVCTVGRSSRHVHRFSVETVQWYPHDTGMFVSSSFDKTMKVWDTETLKPAEVFQFEGNVYCHHMSPIARKHSLIAVGTKDPKVQLCDLKSGSRIHILQGHRGEVLSVRWSPRYEHILATASADSRVRVWDVRRASGSLFTLDQQNGDQSKTSTETVNTAHDGRVNGLCFTHDGLYLLTTGTDDRMRLWNSSTGENTLVNYGKVVNESRKGVKLTVSQGCSPEFVFVPCGSSVMVYALHTGEMITTLRGHYNNVDCCEFHPDYQELYSGGKDCNILAWVPVLRGPDTEDEETAKVKGGASAAVNPAFEDAWSSDED; encoded by the exons ATGCTGAGTTTTATTACAGCCCGGCAGATCGGACTGGATCCCCCGGTTCGGCTCAGACGCGCAGAATCAGCCCGCAG GGTTCTGAGTTTGGAGTTAAATCATGATCGAGAGGTGGAGAGAATTCATGGGAACGGAATCAACACTATAGATATAGAAGTGATAGAGGGCAGATA catGTTGTCTGGAGGATCAGATGGGGTGATAGTGATCTATGATCTGGAGAATAACAGCAGGAAGCTGCAGTACACCTGTAGAGCAGTCTGCACTGTGGGCAG gtcCAGTCGTCATGTGCACAGGTTCAGTGTGGAGACGGTTCAGTGGTATCCTCACGACACCGGCATGTTCGTCTCCAGCTCATTCGACAAAACCATGAAAGTGTGGGACACAGAGACACTCAAG ccggCGGAGGTGTTTCAGTTTGAGGGGAATGTGTATTGTCACCACATGTCTCCCATCGCCCGGAAACACAGTCTGATAGCAG tcGGTACTAAAGACCCTAAAGTTCAGCTGTGTGATCTGAAGTCCGGCTCTCGTATTCACATCCTGCAGG gtcACAGGGGGGAGGTGCTGTCGGTCAGGTGGTCTCCACGCTACGAACACATCCTCGCCACAGCCAg tgctgATAGCAGGGTGCGAGTGTGGGACGTCCGGCGAGCCTCTGGGAGTCTCTTTACTTTGGACCAACAGAACGGAGACCAATCTAAAACCTCTACTGAAACAG TGAACACGGCTCATGACGGGCGAGTGAACGGTCTGTGCTTCACCCACGACGGTCTGTATCTGCTCACCACCGGCACCGACGACCGGATGCGCCTGTGGAACAGCTCCACCGGAGAAAACACGCTG gtgaattatgggaaggTGGTTAATGAGAGCCGTAAGGGGGTTAAGTTGACGGTGTCGCAGGGCTGCAGTCCGGAGTTCGTGTTCGTGCCGTGCGGGAGCAGCGTGATGGTGTACGCTCTGCACACGGGGGAGATGATCACCACGCTGAGGGGGCACTACAACAACGTAGACTGCTGTGAGTTCCACCCCGACTATCag gAGTTGTACAGTGGGGGGAAGGACTGTAATATTCTGGCCTGGGTTCCGGTGCTGCGAGGACCCGATACTGAAGATGAAGAAACTGCTAAAGTGAAG
- the ercc8 gene encoding DNA excision repair protein ERCC-8 isoform X2, whose product MLSGGSDGVIVIYDLENNSRKLQYTCRAVCTVGRSSRHVHRFSVETVQWYPHDTGMFVSSSFDKTMKVWDTETLKPAEVFQFEGNVYCHHMSPIARKHSLIAVGTKDPKVQLCDLKSGSRIHILQGHRGEVLSVRWSPRYEHILATASADSRVRVWDVRRASGSLFTLDQQNGDQSKTSTETVNTAHDGRVNGLCFTHDGLYLLTTGTDDRMRLWNSSTGENTLVNYGKVVNESRKGVKLTVSQGCSPEFVFVPCGSSVMVYALHTGEMITTLRGHYNNVDCCEFHPDYQELYSGGKDCNILAWVPVLRGPDTEDEETAKVKGGASAAVNPAFEDAWSSDED is encoded by the exons atGTTGTCTGGAGGATCAGATGGGGTGATAGTGATCTATGATCTGGAGAATAACAGCAGGAAGCTGCAGTACACCTGTAGAGCAGTCTGCACTGTGGGCAG gtcCAGTCGTCATGTGCACAGGTTCAGTGTGGAGACGGTTCAGTGGTATCCTCACGACACCGGCATGTTCGTCTCCAGCTCATTCGACAAAACCATGAAAGTGTGGGACACAGAGACACTCAAG ccggCGGAGGTGTTTCAGTTTGAGGGGAATGTGTATTGTCACCACATGTCTCCCATCGCCCGGAAACACAGTCTGATAGCAG tcGGTACTAAAGACCCTAAAGTTCAGCTGTGTGATCTGAAGTCCGGCTCTCGTATTCACATCCTGCAGG gtcACAGGGGGGAGGTGCTGTCGGTCAGGTGGTCTCCACGCTACGAACACATCCTCGCCACAGCCAg tgctgATAGCAGGGTGCGAGTGTGGGACGTCCGGCGAGCCTCTGGGAGTCTCTTTACTTTGGACCAACAGAACGGAGACCAATCTAAAACCTCTACTGAAACAG TGAACACGGCTCATGACGGGCGAGTGAACGGTCTGTGCTTCACCCACGACGGTCTGTATCTGCTCACCACCGGCACCGACGACCGGATGCGCCTGTGGAACAGCTCCACCGGAGAAAACACGCTG gtgaattatgggaaggTGGTTAATGAGAGCCGTAAGGGGGTTAAGTTGACGGTGTCGCAGGGCTGCAGTCCGGAGTTCGTGTTCGTGCCGTGCGGGAGCAGCGTGATGGTGTACGCTCTGCACACGGGGGAGATGATCACCACGCTGAGGGGGCACTACAACAACGTAGACTGCTGTGAGTTCCACCCCGACTATCag gAGTTGTACAGTGGGGGGAAGGACTGTAATATTCTGGCCTGGGTTCCGGTGCTGCGAGGACCCGATACTGAAGATGAAGAAACTGCTAAAGTGAAG